The following proteins come from a genomic window of Nitrospira sp.:
- a CDS encoding response regulator transcription factor, with amino-acid sequence MPEPVKGIDQTDALADQRAGSGIVVLSASMQLLHMNRQATELAKKINAVEHGRTTMISAHGVLPTALTELCSEIIKALHIRTEAKDWEQFELKRVTGDPNQPILLRGFGLPDRGGIQNARLVVTMEELGRKQNLNTEHARERFQLTNREQSVVEHLAKGWTNKEIANALLITEQTVKEHIKHIMRKTNATTRTGILVHIFNS; translated from the coding sequence ATGCCAGAACCAGTTAAAGGTATTGATCAAACCGATGCTCTGGCTGATCAGCGGGCAGGATCTGGGATAGTGGTGCTATCGGCATCTATGCAACTCCTACATATGAATCGACAAGCTACAGAACTCGCCAAAAAGATCAATGCCGTCGAGCATGGAAGAACGACCATGATTTCAGCGCACGGAGTCCTCCCGACGGCCCTAACTGAGCTTTGTTCGGAAATCATTAAAGCTCTTCACATACGCACAGAGGCCAAGGATTGGGAACAATTCGAACTCAAGCGTGTGACAGGCGACCCTAATCAGCCTATCCTTCTGAGAGGCTTCGGCTTGCCAGATCGAGGAGGCATACAAAACGCCAGGCTTGTGGTTACCATGGAAGAATTAGGGCGAAAGCAAAACCTCAATACCGAACATGCTCGAGAACGTTTTCAATTGACTAACCGCGAGCAGTCAGTTGTTGAACATCTGGCAAAGGGATGGACCAATAAAGAAATCGCCAATGCCCTCCTGATCACTGAACAAACGGTCAAAGAACACATTAAGCACATCATGCGAAAGACCAACGCGACCACCCGTACTGGAATCCTCGTTCACATCTTCAACTCTTGA
- the glgA gene encoding glycogen synthase GlgA, which yields MNIVMAASEAVPYAKTGGLADVVGALAIELTKLGHHVILVMPDYRGRAAGESRQLAMRLSIPVDGKPVDVTVEEENVPVTGALHRLRVLFVRYDPYFDRPGLYQQDHHDYPDNLERFILFCRAALEIVRGLMETRGEKVDVLHLHDWQTALCAVYLKTLPHEYQGLDQLKVLLTLHNMGYQGIFPGQQFTKLGLPPSLFSPSGLEFYGSVNCLKGGIIFSDAVSTVSPTYAKEIMTAEYGSGLEGVLAGRADGVKGITNGIDVDAWNPESDSYLPAQYTAADLSGKRACKRALQRELELPNRDVPLLAVIGRLTFQKGFDLLIDVLPELMSLDMQTVVLGTGDHHLEQQFIAAKSRYPDRIGLCLGFNEGMAHRIEAGSDMLIMPSRYEPCGLSQLYSLRYGTVPIVRRTGGLADTVIPFRPSTVKSGRATGFHFIDASTDSLLSALVLSLQVYKEQPTWQSLIHAGMMVDLSWDRSAKFYVELYRGLQGEKKEN from the coding sequence TTGAACATCGTGATGGCGGCCTCTGAGGCCGTTCCGTATGCCAAAACGGGCGGATTAGCCGACGTGGTCGGCGCGTTGGCGATCGAGCTGACGAAGTTGGGGCATCATGTAATATTAGTGATGCCCGATTACCGAGGTCGAGCAGCTGGTGAGTCTCGTCAATTGGCCATGCGACTTTCTATTCCGGTTGATGGGAAGCCTGTCGATGTCACGGTAGAAGAAGAAAACGTACCAGTGACAGGTGCCTTGCATCGGTTGCGAGTACTATTTGTGCGGTACGATCCCTATTTTGATCGCCCGGGGCTTTACCAACAAGACCATCACGATTATCCGGACAACCTCGAGCGGTTTATCCTCTTCTGTCGTGCCGCCCTCGAAATAGTGCGTGGGTTAATGGAGACTCGAGGGGAGAAGGTTGATGTGCTGCACTTGCACGATTGGCAGACGGCTTTGTGCGCAGTGTACCTGAAGACGCTTCCTCACGAGTATCAGGGGCTCGATCAGCTGAAAGTGCTCTTGACTCTGCACAATATGGGATATCAAGGAATTTTCCCTGGCCAGCAGTTTACGAAGCTGGGGCTTCCTCCGTCACTGTTTTCCCCAAGTGGCCTCGAGTTCTATGGATCGGTCAATTGCCTGAAGGGCGGCATTATTTTCTCAGATGCTGTTTCCACGGTGAGTCCTACCTATGCGAAGGAGATCATGACCGCAGAATATGGAAGTGGTCTTGAAGGTGTGCTGGCGGGTCGTGCGGATGGTGTCAAAGGGATTACAAATGGTATCGATGTCGATGCCTGGAATCCAGAGAGCGATTCCTACTTGCCGGCACAGTATACGGCTGCTGATTTGTCGGGGAAACGAGCATGCAAGCGAGCCCTACAGAGGGAGCTGGAACTACCGAATCGTGATGTTCCCTTATTGGCTGTGATCGGTCGGCTGACCTTTCAGAAGGGCTTTGATCTTTTGATAGATGTGCTTCCAGAGCTCATGTCTCTAGACATGCAAACTGTCGTGCTTGGTACGGGGGATCACCATCTGGAACAGCAATTTATTGCCGCCAAATCCAGATATCCTGATCGGATCGGCTTATGTCTTGGCTTTAACGAAGGAATGGCGCATCGGATTGAAGCTGGGTCGGACATGTTAATCATGCCGTCTCGCTATGAGCCATGTGGATTAAGCCAACTGTATAGTCTTCGGTATGGCACGGTACCTATTGTGCGCCGTACCGGAGGATTAGCGGATACCGTTATTCCCTTTCGACCTTCAACGGTTAAATCTGGGCGTGCAACTGGTTTTCACTTCATTGATGCTTCGACGGACTCTCTCCTCTCCGCGCTCGTACTCTCGCTTCAGGTGTACAAAGAGCAGCCGACATGGCAATCCTTAATCCATGCGGGAATGATGGTCGATCTGTCTTGGGATCGATCGGCGAAATTCTATGTAGAGTTATATCGAGGACTGCAGGGAGAGAAAAAAGAGAACTAG